In Paenibacillus algicola, a genomic segment contains:
- the sdhA gene encoding succinate dehydrogenase flavoprotein subunit, whose protein sequence is MASNIIVVGGGLAGLMATIKAAEAGAHVHLFSLVPVKRSHSVCAQGGINGAVNTKGEGDSPWEHFDDTVYGGDFLANQPPVKAMCDAAPGIIHLMDRMGVMFNRTPEGLLDFRRFGGTKHHRTAYAGATTGQQLLYALDEQVRRWETAGLVTKYENWEFLNAVLDDDGVCWGINAQDLRTMELRAFRADAVILASGGPGIIFGKTTNSVINTGTAASAVYQQGVHYANGEFIQIHPTAIPGDDKLRLMSESARGEGGRIWTYKDGKPWYFLEEKYPAYGNLVPRDIATREIFSVCVDMGLGINGENMVYLDLSHKDPKELDVKLGGIIEIYEKFMGDDPRKIPMKIFPAVHYSMGGMWVDYNQMTSIPGLFAAGECEYQYHGANRLGANSLVSAIYGGMVAGPKAIEYVKGLKKSSEDVSSNVFERAVKEQETKFNGLLNMQGTENAYVIHKELGEWMTNNMTVVRYNDKLEQTIHKIKELKQRYQNINMTDTSRWNNQGAAFTRQLWNMLELAEAMTLGALMRNESRGAHYKPEFPDRNDDEFLKTTKAAWTADGPQISYEEVDVSLITPRIRDYSKDK, encoded by the coding sequence ATGGCATCTAACATTATTGTTGTGGGCGGAGGCCTCGCAGGCTTGATGGCTACCATCAAGGCAGCAGAAGCCGGAGCACACGTTCATCTATTCTCGCTGGTACCGGTTAAACGTTCCCACTCTGTATGCGCGCAAGGCGGCATTAACGGAGCCGTGAACACCAAAGGGGAGGGCGACTCACCTTGGGAGCACTTTGACGACACCGTTTACGGTGGAGACTTTCTCGCGAACCAGCCGCCGGTAAAAGCTATGTGTGACGCGGCACCCGGCATCATTCACCTCATGGACCGCATGGGCGTTATGTTCAACCGGACGCCGGAGGGCTTGCTGGACTTCCGCCGCTTCGGCGGCACGAAGCATCACCGTACCGCGTACGCGGGGGCTACAACCGGTCAGCAGCTGCTGTACGCGCTGGATGAGCAGGTTCGCCGGTGGGAAACTGCAGGACTCGTAACGAAGTACGAGAACTGGGAATTCCTGAACGCCGTGCTGGATGACGACGGCGTATGCTGGGGCATCAATGCACAGGATCTGCGCACCATGGAGCTGCGCGCATTCCGTGCCGACGCGGTTATTCTGGCCAGCGGCGGTCCTGGTATTATTTTTGGCAAAACGACCAACTCGGTTATTAATACAGGTACAGCGGCAAGTGCTGTGTACCAGCAGGGTGTTCACTACGCCAACGGCGAGTTCATCCAGATTCACCCGACAGCGATTCCGGGCGATGACAAGCTGCGCCTGATGTCGGAATCCGCCCGCGGTGAAGGCGGCCGGATCTGGACCTATAAAGACGGCAAGCCATGGTATTTCCTCGAAGAGAAATATCCGGCTTACGGCAACCTGGTGCCTCGTGACATCGCAACCCGCGAAATCTTCTCTGTCTGCGTAGACATGGGACTCGGCATTAACGGCGAGAACATGGTTTACCTGGATCTGTCCCATAAGGATCCGAAGGAGCTGGATGTGAAGCTCGGCGGCATTATCGAAATCTATGAGAAATTCATGGGTGATGATCCCCGCAAAATCCCGATGAAAATCTTCCCGGCGGTCCATTATTCCATGGGCGGCATGTGGGTCGATTACAACCAGATGACGAGCATTCCGGGTCTGTTTGCAGCCGGCGAATGTGAGTATCAATACCACGGCGCGAACCGCCTGGGAGCGAACTCTCTGGTATCCGCCATCTACGGCGGAATGGTTGCAGGGCCGAAGGCAATTGAATATGTGAAGGGCCTGAAGAAATCGTCCGAGGATGTTTCCTCCAACGTGTTCGAGCGGGCAGTCAAGGAGCAGGAGACGAAGTTTAACGGTCTGCTGAACATGCAGGGTACCGAGAATGCTTATGTGATTCATAAGGAGCTCGGCGAGTGGATGACCAACAACATGACGGTGGTTCGCTATAACGACAAGCTGGAGCAAACGATCCACAAGATCAAAGAACTGAAGCAGCGCTACCAGAACATCAATATGACGGACACTTCCCGCTGGAACAACCAAGGGGCAGCGTTTACCCGCCAGCTGTGGAACATGCTGGAGCTGGCTGAGGCAATGACTCTGGGCGCCCTTATGCGGAACGAAAGCCGCGGTGCCCACTACAAGCCGGAGTTCCCAGACCGTAATGATGATGAGTTCCTGAAGACGACCAAAGCCGCGTGGACGGCGGATGGACCGCAGATCTCTTATGAAGAAGTGGATGTATCCTTGATTACACCGCGTATTCGCGATTATTCGAAAGATAAGTAA
- a CDS encoding chemotaxis protein CheX — protein MKAEVINPFLESARNVIEQVIQISPSTGTLGVKEISSQQDHIWILIGMTGQMKGDIVFGLHEQVALRMVSIMMGGFVITEMDEMGKSAISELSNMISGNASTILSNQGVNVDITPPQVYHSEGFAEFSSRKALSIPLKMDGIGELDIQVMIS, from the coding sequence ATGAAAGCGGAAGTCATCAACCCATTTTTAGAATCAGCAAGGAATGTCATTGAGCAAGTCATCCAGATTTCGCCTTCAACCGGTACTCTTGGTGTGAAAGAAATCTCATCTCAGCAGGACCATATCTGGATCTTGATCGGCATGACAGGCCAAATGAAGGGCGATATCGTCTTTGGCCTCCACGAGCAGGTGGCACTTCGCATGGTGTCGATCATGATGGGAGGCTTTGTGATTACGGAGATGGATGAAATGGGCAAGAGCGCGATTTCAGAGCTGAGCAATATGATCAGCGGGAATGCCAGCACCATTTTATCCAATCAGGGGGTCAATGTGGACATTACGCCTCCGCAGGTGTACCACTCGGAAGGCTTTGCGGAATTTTCTTCACGAAAAGCGCTCAGTATCCCGCTGAAGATGGACGGCATCGGGGAACTGGATATTCAGGTCATGATTTCATAA
- a CDS encoding potassium channel family protein: MNWWMWIINIIGLASLILIFYNVDKKWSSRPVLLAPLLIYIAVSLEDLFGWIDLMSVVPGEAGVRVLVVLFVLLSVVFYIIYIFNKIAESVHKHILMRTTLMRISFAALTCVLFFTIVYMSIYKLFEGSSFEGTNLGEDTLSQMITFLYFSVATFVTVGYGDVSPVDNTARLVVTMQMTFSFITVGYALSMLGTLRQIFDPGDENELPMEKKGPFDEPPDEAPKDREQGGPTG, from the coding sequence TTGAATTGGTGGATGTGGATTATAAATATCATCGGCTTGGCTTCTCTGATCCTGATCTTTTATAATGTGGACAAGAAATGGTCGAGCAGGCCGGTGCTGCTGGCACCGCTGTTGATTTATATCGCCGTGTCGCTGGAGGATCTGTTCGGATGGATTGATTTGATGTCGGTCGTGCCGGGAGAAGCAGGTGTTCGGGTGCTGGTTGTATTGTTTGTGCTGCTGTCTGTCGTGTTTTATATCATTTATATTTTCAATAAAATTGCCGAGTCGGTGCATAAGCATATTCTGATGCGGACGACGCTGATGCGGATCAGCTTTGCGGCGCTGACCTGCGTGCTGTTCTTTACGATCGTGTATATGTCGATTTACAAGCTGTTTGAGGGCTCATCCTTTGAGGGCACGAATCTGGGTGAAGACACACTGAGCCAGATGATTACGTTTCTGTACTTCAGTGTAGCCACTTTTGTCACTGTCGGGTACGGGGATGTGTCACCGGTGGATAATACGGCGCGGCTCGTCGTCACGATGCAAATGACCTTCAGCTTCATTACCGTGGGCTACGCCCTATCCATGCTCGGAACGCTACGGCAGATCTTTGATCCCGGCGATGAGAACGAACTGCCCATGGAGAAGAAGGGACCGTTTGATGAGCCGCCGGATGAGGCTCCAAAAGACCGGGAACAGGGGGGACCTACAGGATGA
- a CDS encoding histidinol-phosphatase — protein sequence MKFDLHTHHFRCGHADGNIRDYIEAGIAAGLQVIGISDHTPFFGHEEEQPFPGIAMAKSELAHYVEEVLQLKKEYDGRIDVLLGIESDFFPEHGALYTETLSRYPFDYIIGSVHQTLGVSIFNKNRWKGLSPQEKVMHKEEYYALIRQSARHGLFQILGHIDAMKGNYPSFSDIMTEEALEETLKVIAECGVAIEINTSGKTKLSGGWYPSHAILERAFHYGVNVTFGSDSHVPSRVGDELMEVAAVLKEIGYTEWVYYKQKQKVSVPLP from the coding sequence ATGAAGTTTGACTTGCATACCCATCATTTTCGTTGCGGACATGCGGACGGTAACATTCGGGATTATATAGAGGCCGGAATCGCCGCTGGACTTCAGGTCATTGGCATCTCGGATCACACGCCTTTCTTCGGACATGAAGAGGAGCAGCCATTCCCCGGCATTGCGATGGCGAAGAGCGAGCTCGCCCATTATGTAGAAGAAGTACTTCAGCTCAAAAAAGAATATGACGGGCGTATTGATGTCCTGCTCGGCATTGAATCCGACTTTTTTCCCGAACACGGCGCTCTATATACGGAAACGCTCTCCCGATATCCCTTTGATTACATTATCGGCTCGGTCCATCAGACCCTGGGCGTCAGCATTTTCAACAAGAACCGCTGGAAAGGGCTGTCCCCTCAAGAGAAAGTGATGCATAAGGAAGAATATTATGCCTTGATCCGCCAATCCGCCCGGCACGGTCTGTTTCAAATTCTCGGCCATATTGACGCCATGAAGGGCAATTACCCCTCGTTCTCCGATATTATGACGGAAGAGGCGCTGGAGGAGACGCTGAAGGTCATCGCCGAGTGCGGCGTTGCCATCGAGATCAACACCTCCGGGAAGACCAAGCTCAGCGGCGGCTGGTATCCCTCCCACGCCATTCTGGAGCGTGCCTTCCACTATGGCGTGAATGTTACGTTCGGCTCTGACAGTCATGTCCCTTCCCGGGTCGGTGATGAGCTGATGGAGGTGGCTGCGGTACTTAAAGAGATCGGCTATACAGAGTGGGTGTATTACAAGCAGAAGCAGAAGGTTTCCGTTCCTCTTCCTTGA
- a CDS encoding succinate dehydrogenase cytochrome b558 subunit has protein sequence MKGYYSRKLHSLLGVIPLGAFLIEHLLTNYQAYERGKEGFDKAVNLLNSMPLVLFLETFLIWLPLLYHGVYGLYIAYQANNNIDRYNYSRNIRFTLQRITGVITFVFVIWHMYDTRFQVAIGKITHEELGAAMHEMVTNPLIFVLYVIGIVSASFHFANGLWAFMVSWGITVGPRAQRVSSYICMGLFVIMSVMFVMALNAFRGSEFEEAAAMIDMIQTVLS, from the coding sequence ATGAAAGGGTATTATTCCAGAAAGCTGCATTCCTTGCTAGGGGTCATCCCGCTCGGCGCTTTTTTAATCGAGCACCTGCTGACGAACTATCAAGCGTATGAAAGAGGGAAAGAGGGATTCGACAAGGCGGTTAACCTGTTGAACAGCATGCCGCTGGTTCTGTTCCTAGAAACGTTTCTGATCTGGCTGCCGCTGCTGTACCATGGAGTTTACGGCTTGTACATTGCCTATCAGGCGAACAACAACATCGACCGATACAACTACTCCCGCAATATTCGCTTTACGCTGCAGCGGATTACGGGCGTCATCACGTTTGTGTTTGTCATCTGGCATATGTACGACACCCGCTTCCAGGTGGCCATCGGCAAGATTACGCATGAAGAGCTGGGAGCTGCCATGCATGAGATGGTTACCAATCCGCTGATCTTCGTCCTGTACGTGATCGGGATCGTGTCGGCATCGTTCCACTTTGCAAACGGCCTGTGGGCGTTTATGGTCAGCTGGGGCATCACGGTCGGACCGCGTGCTCAGCGTGTATCCTCATACATCTGCATGGGCTTGTTCGTTATCATGAGCGTAATGTTCGTTATGGCGCTGAATGCATTCCGCGGCTCGGAGTTTGAAGAAGCTGCCGCAATGATTGATATGATCCAAACAGTTCTAAGCTAA
- the sdhB gene encoding succinate dehydrogenase iron-sulfur subunit, which translates to MAQTTASSKNVKFRITRQDSPESKSYSEDFEIPYRPGMNVISALMEIQRNPSNAEGKDTSPVCWEANCLEEVCGACSMVINGKPRQACAALVDKLEQPIKIEPMKTFPVVRDLVIDRSRMFNALKKVKAWIPIDGTYDLGPGPRMPEKKRQWAYELSKCMTCGVCLEACPNVNEKTDFIGPAAISQVRLFNAHPTGEMNKEERLETLMQDGGIEGCGNSQNCVRSCPKGIPLTTSIAEMNKDTTKQLFKRWLGV; encoded by the coding sequence ATGGCTCAAACAACTGCGTCCTCGAAAAACGTCAAGTTTCGTATCACCCGTCAGGACAGCCCGGAGTCGAAATCCTACAGTGAGGATTTCGAGATTCCGTATCGTCCCGGCATGAACGTAATCAGTGCGCTGATGGAAATTCAGCGGAATCCGAGCAACGCTGAGGGGAAAGATACCTCTCCGGTATGCTGGGAAGCCAACTGTCTGGAGGAAGTATGCGGCGCCTGCTCGATGGTCATTAACGGGAAGCCGCGTCAGGCCTGTGCGGCACTGGTGGATAAGCTGGAGCAGCCGATCAAGATTGAACCGATGAAGACCTTCCCGGTCGTTCGTGACCTGGTTATCGACCGTAGCCGGATGTTCAACGCCCTGAAGAAGGTCAAGGCGTGGATTCCGATTGACGGTACCTATGACCTGGGTCCGGGACCGCGTATGCCGGAGAAGAAGCGCCAGTGGGCTTATGAGCTGTCCAAGTGCATGACTTGCGGCGTCTGCCTGGAAGCGTGCCCGAACGTGAACGAGAAGACCGATTTCATCGGTCCGGCAGCCATTTCTCAGGTGCGCCTGTTCAACGCCCATCCAACGGGTGAGATGAATAAGGAAGAACGCCTGGAGACGCTGATGCAGGACGGAGGCATTGAGGGCTGCGGAAACTCGCAGAACTGTGTCCGCTCTTGTCCGAAAGGCATTCCATTGACGACCTCCATTGCAGAAATGAACAAAGACACCACGAAGCAGCTTTTCAAGCGCTGGCTGGGCGTATAA
- a CDS encoding potassium channel family protein: MKPKQFAVIGLGRFGASLALELMDLGYEVLGVDRDEEIVEDMSDLLTHTVVADATDEEVLKSLGIRNFDCGIVAIGDDIQTSILTAIQLKELGVKTVVAKAISVLHGRALDKLGVDRVIFPERDMGIRVAHQLVTPNLVDYMELSKDYLLVEMTVTECMDGKTLSELNTRTRYGVSVVALNQHKGIIVAPTAMDVLKAGDIMVVIGTKNNIDRFEGEVVNT, translated from the coding sequence ATGAAACCAAAACAGTTTGCGGTGATCGGCCTTGGTCGCTTCGGCGCCAGTCTGGCGCTGGAGCTGATGGACCTTGGCTATGAGGTGCTGGGCGTGGACCGGGACGAAGAGATTGTGGAGGATATGAGCGATCTGCTGACACATACCGTTGTTGCGGATGCTACGGATGAAGAGGTGCTGAAATCGCTAGGCATCCGAAACTTTGACTGCGGGATTGTGGCCATCGGCGATGATATCCAGACGAGCATCCTGACGGCAATTCAGCTCAAGGAGCTTGGTGTGAAGACGGTCGTAGCCAAAGCGATCTCGGTGCTGCACGGAAGGGCTCTGGATAAGCTGGGCGTGGATCGCGTGATTTTTCCGGAGCGGGATATGGGCATCCGGGTCGCGCATCAGCTCGTGACTCCCAATCTGGTGGACTATATGGAGCTGTCGAAGGATTATTTGCTGGTGGAGATGACCGTAACCGAATGCATGGATGGCAAAACGCTCAGCGAGCTGAACACCCGGACGCGATACGGAGTGAGCGTCGTGGCTCTCAATCAGCATAAGGGTATTATTGTGGCGCCGACGGCGATGGACGTCCTCAAGGCGGGAGATATAATGGTCGTCATCGGAACTAAGAATAATATTGACCGCTTTGAAGGTGAAGTCGTTAACACCTAG
- a CDS encoding LysR family transcriptional regulator has product MFDELDVFAVVVEQSSLNKASKLLNLSQPALSRKIAKLEDELGVQLFNRRGKRLELTSIGQLAYTYALEQRQNQLRFMQTLAHYREGEQITITLGASLTTLQTTLPPLVNAFMERHPSAEIKLITGKTHEIVSSVRDKRVDVGIVASSISQAGLNCIPLFDDHLELVLPEGHPLADAPEVGIEQLQGLPMIIFSTGTWYRKLTDDLFHRWGIMPDIRMEIDSFEAIVRLLPTCKAAALLPKSYLRPQLLADNGLVDIHIPVLIETRRTTSLIYGEASELSSAASRWIAETEALFRKLAEERRQAGN; this is encoded by the coding sequence TTGTTCGATGAACTGGATGTATTTGCTGTTGTGGTAGAACAGAGCAGCCTGAACAAAGCCTCCAAGCTGCTGAATCTGTCCCAGCCCGCCCTCTCCCGCAAGATTGCCAAGCTGGAGGACGAGCTGGGGGTACAGCTGTTTAACCGGCGCGGCAAGCGGCTGGAGCTGACCTCCATCGGACAGCTGGCGTACACTTACGCCCTGGAACAGCGGCAGAACCAGCTTCGCTTCATGCAGACCCTGGCTCACTACCGCGAGGGAGAACAGATCACAATTACCCTGGGAGCCAGCCTCACGACTCTTCAAACAACGCTGCCCCCCTTGGTGAACGCCTTCATGGAGCGCCATCCTTCGGCGGAGATCAAGCTCATTACCGGCAAAACGCATGAAATCGTGTCCTCCGTGCGGGACAAACGGGTCGATGTGGGAATTGTCGCTTCCTCCATCTCCCAGGCGGGCCTTAATTGCATTCCGCTCTTTGACGACCACCTGGAGCTGGTACTGCCTGAGGGCCATCCGCTGGCTGATGCGCCCGAGGTGGGCATCGAGCAGCTGCAGGGGCTGCCGATGATCATCTTCTCGACCGGCACCTGGTACCGCAAGCTGACCGATGATCTGTTTCATCGGTGGGGCATTATGCCGGACATCCGCATGGAGATTGATTCCTTTGAAGCAATTGTCCGGCTCCTGCCCACCTGCAAAGCCGCCGCACTGCTTCCCAAGTCATACCTTCGGCCGCAGCTGCTGGCCGACAACGGACTTGTAGATATCCATATTCCGGTCCTCATCGAGACCCGGCGCACCACCAGCCTTATCTACGGTGAAGCCTCCGAGCTTAGCAGCGCGGCCAGCCGCTGGATTGCAGAGACCGAAGCACTGTTCCGCAAGCTCGCGGAAGAGCGGCGGCAAGCCGGTAACTAG
- a CDS encoding LysR family transcriptional regulator yields MNISQLETLITISKTMSFRKAGELLNLTQPAVSAQIKSLEEEFKTVLVDRSQPVTLTDRGQVFVEHADQILRIVDEMKQRLSDLDQTPQGHIRLGTTTSIAIQILPRVLSYFQDQFPHIKTTIQSMASSQIYHGVENNLIDVGIGYLIERNPNVSSSILFYDSFELVVSPDHPLAKQSKAGIEVLGQTPLILLTQDTVGRRFADEVMRKHAIEPQVIMELSSSEEIKRMVEINMGAGILSKQSVSKELRNGSLRIIPLIELEVSHPVGVIYKSGRYVSSAMRQFLSDLKGMPETQFISTE; encoded by the coding sequence ATGAATATCAGCCAGCTGGAAACGCTGATTACGATTTCCAAAACCATGAGCTTCCGTAAAGCCGGAGAGCTGCTAAACCTGACTCAGCCTGCCGTTTCGGCTCAAATCAAAAGTCTGGAAGAAGAATTCAAAACCGTGCTGGTAGACCGCAGCCAGCCTGTCACGTTAACTGACCGTGGACAAGTATTTGTAGAGCACGCTGATCAGATTCTACGCATTGTGGATGAGATGAAGCAGCGGCTTTCCGATTTGGATCAGACCCCGCAGGGGCATATCCGGCTCGGCACTACGACCTCCATTGCGATTCAGATCCTGCCGCGCGTGCTGTCGTATTTTCAGGATCAGTTTCCTCATATCAAGACGACGATTCAATCCATGGCATCCTCACAAATTTATCACGGTGTCGAGAACAACCTGATTGATGTCGGTATTGGCTATCTCATTGAGCGTAATCCCAATGTAAGCTCCTCCATCCTGTTCTATGATTCTTTCGAGCTGGTCGTCTCTCCTGACCATCCGCTAGCCAAACAAAGTAAAGCCGGCATTGAAGTGCTGGGCCAAACTCCCTTGATTTTGCTGACTCAGGACACTGTAGGCCGGCGCTTTGCAGATGAAGTCATGAGAAAGCATGCTATCGAGCCCCAGGTCATTATGGAGCTGTCCAGCAGTGAAGAAATCAAGCGGATGGTTGAAATCAACATGGGAGCGGGCATATTATCCAAGCAGTCTGTCTCCAAAGAGCTGCGCAACGGCTCTCTGCGCATTATTCCTTTAATTGAATTGGAGGTCAGTCACCCTGTCGGCGTCATCTATAAGAGCGGCCGGTATGTGAGCTCCGCGATGCGCCAGTTTCTGAGCGACTTGAAGGGCATGCCGGAAACACAGTTTATCAGCACGGAATAA
- a CDS encoding metallophosphoesterase yields MNTSGSRSGTEPDSSPSLSPPLGRGMTRRQFLKRGFQAAAAAGLLGAGYGAFWEPNHIELTRLNLQQQRLPASFHGMKIIHFSDLHLGFPLWSDKTGKVVEMILQEKPDLIVFTGDMVDGRAQALDGSLEALSRLQAPLGVLSILGNHDYENAGDLVSKQASAGFTVLRNSHVLLERRGEVIAVAGLEDWLEGTPDAEQALQGIPEGMYTLMLMHEPDYAGIVSTYPVDLQLSGHSHGGQIRLPGIGEVVTPPGALRYVQGLYSVGERGMPLYVNRGLGTTRLPMRFLCRPEITVLTLSSR; encoded by the coding sequence ATGAATACATCGGGATCACGATCCGGTACAGAGCCGGACTCCTCGCCATCCTTGTCTCCGCCTCTCGGACGGGGAATGACGCGGAGGCAGTTTCTGAAGCGCGGATTTCAGGCTGCAGCGGCCGCAGGGCTGCTTGGGGCAGGCTACGGGGCATTCTGGGAGCCGAATCATATCGAGCTTACCCGGCTGAATCTGCAGCAGCAGCGCCTGCCCGCTTCTTTTCACGGCATGAAGATTATACATTTCAGCGATCTGCATCTCGGATTTCCTCTTTGGTCTGACAAGACCGGGAAGGTTGTAGAGATGATTCTGCAAGAAAAGCCGGACCTGATCGTGTTCACGGGGGATATGGTGGACGGACGTGCTCAGGCCCTTGACGGCTCGCTGGAGGCGCTGTCCCGCCTGCAGGCTCCGCTGGGCGTGCTGTCGATTCTCGGAAATCATGATTATGAGAATGCCGGTGATTTGGTCTCGAAGCAGGCCTCTGCCGGCTTTACGGTGCTGCGCAACAGCCATGTGCTGCTGGAGCGGCGCGGTGAGGTCATCGCGGTAGCGGGGCTGGAGGACTGGCTGGAGGGAACCCCTGATGCAGAGCAGGCATTACAGGGCATTCCGGAGGGCATGTACACACTTATGCTGATGCACGAGCCGGATTATGCCGGTATCGTCTCAACTTACCCTGTAGACCTTCAGCTTTCAGGACACAGCCACGGGGGGCAGATTCGCCTGCCAGGCATTGGAGAGGTTGTGACGCCCCCTGGCGCACTTCGCTACGTGCAGGGTCTGTACAGCGTGGGTGAGCGTGGAATGCCGCTCTATGTTAACCGCGGGCTGGGGACGACGAGACTCCCGATGCGATTTCTGTGCAGGCCGGAAATTACCGTGCTTACGCTGTCCAGCCGCTAA